From Cinclus cinclus chromosome 2, bCinCin1.1, whole genome shotgun sequence, one genomic window encodes:
- the ENDOD1 gene encoding endonuclease domain-containing 1 protein, which yields MKTSIVVLLCISVFPGFSQGRVVREDETGFAECNVFFPGQVPPEGYTEPFHVKICQQYNKEPRFATLYSTKDKIPLYSAFKFTKPAQSAEESWLVEPQIDDPENDLHEMVHEADIGGTVANLGANQALTSDYVGSGYERGLLNPSLLNEEDFQVATYTLTNAVPLSPALSKSWHRDIGKVVEQALIPHCSKMDHLYFLAGAIPSSVQVKGKVSVPESLWLAACCDAPEGWSLGLVKKINDENSLEDLTVRELEKQLLPGVHLFKGSCGEDKQSQEKREAVLQVVSQIRSGEQVGTSNNQETKESGWVRRVAGIIATPFIKLLELFIYIFVELVKFVFYFLWHVVKRVVGTILDGVYSLWNGMVSYLKAVSMVLISIPYDVGRVIINIFLGFLQIVRDVVSLAYRILSIPVGFILHLAAFPYHSICAIPSVLKDIATGIGGTFSLVIDATATVLHGFYYLAGHILKRFVPKGSSDD from the exons ATGAAGACGTCAATTGTAGTCTTGCTTTGCATCTCAGTTTTCCCAGGCTTTTCCCAGGGCAGAGTTGTCAGAGAGGATGAAACTGGTTTTGCCGAGTGTAACGTGTTCTTCCCCGGACAAGTCCCACCCGAAGGATATACGGAGCCGTTCCATGTGAAAATCTGTCAGCAGTACAACAAAGAGCCGCGTTTTGCAACCCTCTACAGTACTAAGGACAAAATCCCTCTTTATTCAGCTTTTAAGTTTACAAAGCCAGCTCAAAGTGCGGAGGAAAGCTGGCTGGTTGAACCGCAG ATAGATGATCCAGAAAATGACTTGCATGAAATGGTTCATGAAGCTGATATTGGTGGCACTGTGGCCAACCTCGGTGCAAATCAAGCCCTGACCTCAGACTACGTGGGCTCTGGCTACGAGAGAGGCCTTCTCAATCCCAGTTTGCTTAATGAGGAGGATTTCCAGGTGGCCACTTACACACTCACAAATGCTGTTcctctgagcccagctctgagcaaaAGCTGGCACAGAGACATTGGGAAGGTTGTGGAGCAAGCTCTGATCCCTCACTGTTCCAAGATGGATCATCTATATTTCCTTGCAGGTGCAATTCCTTCCAGTGTCCAAGTTAAAGGCAAGGTGTCAGTGCCAGAGAGCCTCTGGCTTGCAGCCTGCTGTGATGCTCCAGAGGGATGGTCCCTGGGActagtgaaaaaaatcaatgatGAAAACAGCTTGGAAGACCTCACagtgagagagctggagaagcagcTTCTACCAGGAGTTCACTTGTTCAAGGGCAGCTGTGGGGAAGACAAACAAAGccaggagaaaagagaagcagTATTGCAAGTTGTCAGTCAGATCCGCTCTGGAGAGCAAGTAGGAACAAGTAACAACCAAGAGACCAAAGAAAGTGGCTGGGTCAGAAGAGTGGCTGGCATCATTGCTACCCCTTTCATCAAACTTCTGGAACTCTTCATCTACATCTTTGTGGAACTGGtgaaatttgtgttttattttctgtggcatGTTGTGAAGCGAGTTGTTGGCACAATTCTGGATGGAGTCTACAGTCTGTGGAATGGGATGGTGTCCTACCTTAAAGCTGTCAGCATGGTGCTCATCAGCATCCCGTATGATGTTGGGAGGGTCATCATCAACATCTTCCTGGGCTTCCTGCAAATTGTTCGAGATGTGGTGTCCCTTGCCTACAGGATCCTGAGTATCCCCGTGGGGTTCATCCTTCACCTTGCTGCTTTCCCTTACCACTCCATCTGTGCCATTCCCTCTGTCCTTAAAGACATAGCTACTGGGATTGGGGGCACCTTCTCGCTGGTCATCGATGCCACAGCCACGGTTCTGCATGGCTTTTATTACCTAGCTGGTCACATCCTCAAACGGTTTGTCCCTAAAGGCTCTTCTGATGACTGA